One segment of Ignavibacteria bacterium DNA contains the following:
- the amrB gene encoding AmmeMemoRadiSam system protein B produces MTTLPILRHDVQISVHQEDGESYLVLHDPFSFADGPIMVHSDMVDVLQSCDGITTIAQLAEAANVEVDGPEMTRLILFLRQMDEMGYFEGASYEQRKLNELDAWAALTERPAICAGGTYPAEETELRDYMETLLRNDVTTERRSDEITQGRNDEAAVAPVAILMPHIDFRVAPAVYGPGFAPLQDHDADLVIMVGTSHYWADDAFILTEKDFTTPLGTVKTDVDLVRALSESLPGVAKTDIAHRPEHSLELHLVGLQHTWEGRSYTVVPILVTMAALEDGVLEQAAEVLREAVAKSGRKAIWLISGDLAHVGKKFGDDLPAQAFIGDVKGADQRLLEHLRTASPEAYHSEIVATDHAYRVCGHAPTVLALTAVRPTSGSVVAYDIWDETETQSAVSFASVLFH; encoded by the coding sequence ATGACCACCCTTCCTATCCTCCGACACGACGTACAGATCTCCGTTCATCAGGAGGATGGCGAAAGCTACTTGGTCTTGCATGACCCGTTCTCGTTCGCAGACGGTCCGATCATGGTCCACTCCGATATGGTGGACGTCCTTCAAAGCTGCGATGGCATCACAACCATCGCTCAACTCGCCGAAGCTGCCAACGTTGAAGTGGATGGACCGGAGATGACCCGACTCATTCTCTTCCTTCGTCAGATGGATGAGATGGGGTATTTCGAGGGGGCTTCTTACGAACAACGGAAACTCAACGAACTGGACGCCTGGGCAGCGCTCACAGAACGTCCGGCCATATGCGCAGGTGGCACGTATCCTGCGGAGGAAACGGAATTGCGGGACTACATGGAAACCCTTCTGAGAAATGACGTAACTACGGAACGACGTAGTGACGAAATCACTCAAGGTCGAAATGACGAGGCTGCCGTAGCACCCGTTGCGATACTGATGCCGCACATCGACTTTCGGGTAGCGCCCGCAGTGTACGGTCCGGGGTTCGCCCCCTTGCAAGATCACGATGCAGACCTCGTGATCATGGTAGGCACCTCACATTATTGGGCTGATGATGCCTTTATCCTGACCGAAAAGGATTTCACTACTCCATTGGGGACAGTGAAGACAGACGTTGACCTCGTTCGAGCACTTTCAGAATCGTTGCCTGGCGTGGCCAAAACGGACATCGCCCATCGTCCGGAGCACTCCCTGGAGCTCCATTTGGTAGGCCTTCAGCATACGTGGGAGGGCAGGTCCTACACCGTTGTTCCCATTCTCGTGACCATGGCCGCACTAGAAGACGGTGTGCTGGAGCAGGCAGCAGAGGTTCTGCGAGAGGCCGTTGCCAAGTCAGGACGCAAGGCCATATGGCTTATCAGCGGCGATCTTGCCCATGTAGGGAAGAAATTCGGAGATGATCTGCCCGCCCAGGCGTTTATTGGTGATGTGAAGGGGGCAGACCAGCGCCTTCTGGAACATTTGCGTACTGCCTCGCCCGAGGCATATCATTCTGAGATCGTGGCCACCGACCACGCCTATCGTGTTTGTGGCCATGCCCCTACAGTATTGGCACTTACGGCTGTTCGGCCCACCTCCGGTTCCGTGGTTGCCTACGACATTTGGGACGAGACCGAGACCCAAAGCGCCGTCAGTTTTGCCTCCGTTCTCTTCCATTGA
- a CDS encoding elongation factor Ts, whose protein sequence is MISAQTVKELREKTGAGMADCKKALEEAAGDMQAAIDWLRKRGAASVAKRADRDANEGIVVVKTSADGKTAAIVEVNCETDFVARNDEFVAFATAICDAILAQPITSEDQLWTIESNGKTLGNLRDEILAKFSEKIGLRRYERIATNGRVMEYTHAGSRLGVLVEFDGAAGSDEIKPLTRDVAMQVAAMQPMFVDRSQVNQEVLAKELEIYKQQAIEEGKKEDIAERVAQGRLGKFYEEQVLIEQTFVKDPSKKVSDIVAEIGKLSGGDVKVVSFVRYNLGDKV, encoded by the coding sequence ATGATCAGCGCACAAACAGTCAAAGAACTCCGCGAGAAGACCGGTGCCGGTATGGCAGACTGCAAGAAGGCCCTTGAAGAAGCGGCCGGAGACATGCAGGCAGCCATCGATTGGCTTCGCAAGCGTGGAGCAGCTTCGGTAGCGAAGCGTGCAGACCGCGATGCCAACGAAGGTATCGTAGTTGTGAAGACATCGGCAGACGGCAAGACGGCAGCTATCGTAGAAGTGAATTGCGAGACAGACTTCGTTGCTCGCAACGATGAGTTCGTTGCGTTCGCTACAGCGATCTGCGATGCTATCCTTGCTCAGCCGATCACATCTGAAGATCAGCTTTGGACGATCGAATCCAACGGCAAGACACTTGGCAATCTCCGCGATGAGATCCTTGCAAAGTTCAGCGAGAAGATCGGTCTGCGCCGCTACGAGCGTATCGCTACAAATGGTCGCGTTATGGAATACACTCACGCCGGCTCGCGCCTTGGTGTGCTCGTGGAATTCGATGGAGCCGCCGGTAGCGATGAGATCAAGCCCCTTACTCGTGATGTAGCGATGCAGGTAGCTGCCATGCAGCCGATGTTCGTGGATCGTTCGCAAGTGAATCAAGAAGTTCTTGCAAAGGAACTCGAGATCTACAAGCAGCAAGCCATCGAAGAAGGCAAGAAGGAAGACATCGCTGAGCGCGTTGCTCAGGGTCGTCTCGGAAAGTTCTACGAAGAGCAAGTTCTTATCGAGCAGACCTTCGTCAAAGATCCGAGCAAGAAGGTGTCAGACATCGTTGCAGAGATCGGCAAGCTTTCTGGTGGCGATGTGAAGGTTGTTTCCTTCGTACGCTACAATCTTGGCGATAAGGTCTAA
- a CDS encoding gamma carbonic anhydrase family protein, with protein MSKIISYAGIEPTIHESVFLADGAVVLGDVHIGAGSSVWFNVVIRGDVHEIRIGERTNVQDLSMLHVTYNKHPLHIGDGVTIGHCAMLHGCTVGDYALIGMNATILDGAQIGHHSMIAAGAVVREGFVVPPGTLAAGVPAKVVRELTEAEMQKLEQSAQNYIDYVASYRNNTNVRTDR; from the coding sequence ATGTCCAAAATCATCTCTTATGCAGGCATTGAGCCTACGATCCACGAATCAGTATTCTTGGCTGACGGGGCAGTGGTGCTTGGTGATGTGCATATCGGTGCCGGATCGTCCGTGTGGTTCAATGTTGTGATACGTGGTGATGTGCACGAGATCCGAATTGGTGAGCGCACCAATGTGCAGGATCTCTCAATGCTCCACGTAACGTATAACAAACATCCGTTGCACATCGGTGACGGTGTTACCATTGGACATTGTGCAATGCTTCACGGTTGTACGGTGGGGGACTATGCCCTCATTGGGATGAATGCCACGATCCTCGATGGAGCACAGATCGGACATCACAGTATGATAGCAGCAGGTGCCGTAGTTCGAGAAGGTTTTGTTGTCCCGCCCGGAACACTTGCAGCCGGTGTGCCCGCCAAGGTCGTTCGGGAACTAACAGAGGCCGAGATGCAGAAGCTTGAACAGAGCGCTCAGAACTATATCGACTATGTTGCATCCTATCGCAACAACACCAACGTGAGGACAGACCGATGA
- a CDS encoding UMP kinase produces MAPLYKRILLKLSGESLMGEQQYGIDANALRAFAEDVKEARDLGVEMGIVFGGGNIYRGMQAESMGIDKVSGDHMGMLATVINCLAFQNALESLGVPTRLQTAIRMDQIAEAFIRRRAMRHLEKGRVVVFGAGTGNPYFTTDTAAVLRAVEIEADVVIKGTRVDGIYDKDPEKHTDAKRFKEISYKETLDRDLRVMDMTAITMARENKKPILVFNMNERGNLRRLLLGEPVATIVKE; encoded by the coding sequence ATGGCTCCGCTCTACAAGCGCATCCTGCTCAAGCTTAGCGGCGAATCGCTCATGGGTGAGCAACAGTATGGCATCGATGCCAATGCTCTGCGCGCGTTCGCAGAGGACGTTAAGGAAGCTCGCGACCTTGGCGTAGAGATGGGCATTGTCTTCGGTGGCGGAAACATCTATCGTGGTATGCAGGCAGAGAGCATGGGCATCGACAAGGTGTCCGGCGATCACATGGGAATGCTTGCCACGGTCATCAATTGTCTTGCGTTTCAGAATGCGCTGGAGTCGCTCGGGGTACCGACGCGACTCCAGACCGCAATCCGCATGGACCAGATCGCAGAGGCCTTCATCCGACGCCGTGCGATGCGACACCTCGAAAAGGGCAGAGTAGTTGTCTTTGGTGCAGGAACCGGCAACCCCTACTTCACAACAGACACAGCAGCGGTTCTCCGCGCCGTGGAGATCGAGGCCGATGTTGTGATCAAGGGAACTCGCGTAGACGGTATCTACGATAAAGACCCTGAGAAACACACCGATGCAAAACGATTCAAAGAGATCTCCTACAAAGAGACCTTGGATCGTGATCTGCGTGTGATGGATATGACGGCCATTACGATGGCCCGTGAGAACAAGAAACCGATCCTCGTCTTCAACATGAATGAGCGCGGCAATCTCCGTCGCCTCCTTCTCGGTGAACCAGTAGCAACGATCGTTAAGGAATAA
- the rpsI gene encoding 30S ribosomal protein S9 translates to MKMYAGTGRRKTSVAQVRLMSGTGNVLVNRQPIEEYFTVENYRHDALLPLELTKTNQQFDVYVTVRGGGKSGQAGAVRLGVARALVTYNEELRAALRPAGVLTRDPRMVERKKYGQKKARKRFQFSKR, encoded by the coding sequence ATGAAGATGTATGCTGGAACCGGCCGTCGCAAGACAAGTGTAGCTCAAGTTCGCCTCATGAGCGGAACGGGTAACGTTCTTGTGAACCGCCAACCGATCGAAGAATACTTCACTGTTGAGAATTACCGTCACGACGCTCTGCTTCCGCTTGAGCTGACGAAGACGAACCAACAGTTCGATGTGTATGTGACCGTACGTGGTGGCGGCAAGAGTGGTCAGGCCGGCGCTGTCCGTCTTGGTGTTGCTCGTGCGTTGGTCACGTACAACGAGGAGCTCCGTGCAGCCCTTCGTCCTGCTGGCGTTCTCACACGCGATCCGCGTATGGTTGAGCGCAAGAAGTACGGACAGAAGAAGGCTCGTAAGCGCTTCCAGTTCTCCAAGCGATAA
- a CDS encoding HD domain-containing protein has product MSPQRDPIRIDITDPILIRIAALAEERGVDAYVVGGYVRDAVMGRLRTDIDITVVGDPLEFARAVAEVFRSKTVEYERFRTALVPVGDHHLEFVGTRSEQYEAHSRNPIVVEGTLEDDLRRRDFTVNALAASLQSHNLGQIVDLFNGADDIERRILRTPLDPIVTMSDDPLRMMRAARFAAQLEFEIEPTVMEAITSLAERITIISQERITDEFLKILAAKKPSIGLRILFVTGIMEHIFPEVHNLAGVDLVQAGAREFRHKDVFYHTLQVLDNVAEWSDNIWLRFATLMHDIAKPRTKRFVEGTGWTFHGHEEVGARWQERIFRRMKLPMHHLAYVQTLVRLHQRPMMLVDEGVTDSAIRRLAVQAGDAINDLFTLCRADITTRNEHRASKYLRNYAIVEAKVEDVRERDQLRAFQSPLRGEDIMEITGLGPSRVVGYMKWMIEEAILDGIIPNEINAARAYLFENLEQWKEDGKTAQFSRRG; this is encoded by the coding sequence ATGTCACCTCAGCGAGATCCGATCCGGATCGACATCACGGATCCGATCCTTATCCGCATTGCCGCACTGGCAGAAGAACGCGGTGTTGATGCCTATGTGGTAGGGGGCTATGTCCGCGATGCCGTTATGGGGCGCCTGCGCACTGATATCGACATCACGGTCGTTGGAGATCCACTGGAGTTCGCCAGAGCTGTTGCCGAGGTCTTTCGATCGAAGACGGTAGAATATGAGCGGTTCAGAACGGCACTAGTGCCAGTTGGTGACCATCACCTTGAATTCGTTGGCACGCGCAGTGAGCAGTATGAGGCTCACTCGCGAAATCCGATCGTTGTTGAGGGAACGTTGGAGGATGACCTGCGTCGGCGCGACTTCACGGTCAACGCTCTTGCAGCTTCCTTGCAATCTCACAACCTCGGGCAGATCGTTGATCTGTTCAACGGCGCAGATGATATCGAACGTCGCATCCTCCGCACCCCCCTCGATCCGATCGTAACGATGAGCGATGATCCGCTGCGAATGATGCGCGCCGCTCGTTTTGCCGCGCAACTGGAGTTTGAGATCGAACCCACGGTGATGGAAGCGATCACGTCGCTCGCCGAGAGGATCACGATCATCTCTCAAGAACGCATCACCGATGAGTTCCTGAAGATCCTTGCCGCAAAGAAGCCAAGCATCGGACTTCGCATCCTCTTTGTGACAGGTATCATGGAGCACATCTTCCCGGAGGTGCACAACCTTGCCGGGGTTGACCTCGTTCAAGCTGGAGCGCGTGAGTTCCGACATAAGGATGTGTTCTACCATACTCTGCAGGTGCTCGACAACGTTGCAGAGTGGTCGGATAACATCTGGTTGCGATTCGCAACACTGATGCATGACATCGCAAAGCCGCGCACGAAGAGATTCGTAGAAGGAACCGGCTGGACATTCCACGGTCACGAAGAAGTTGGTGCTCGTTGGCAAGAGCGGATCTTCCGAAGAATGAAACTCCCGATGCACCACCTCGCCTATGTACAGACGCTTGTTCGTTTGCATCAGCGTCCGATGATGCTTGTTGATGAAGGTGTAACGGATTCGGCGATCCGCAGGCTTGCCGTGCAGGCCGGTGATGCGATCAATGATCTCTTCACGCTCTGTCGGGCGGACATCACAACACGCAATGAACATCGTGCGTCGAAGTACCTGCGCAACTACGCTATCGTAGAAGCAAAGGTTGAGGACGTGCGCGAGCGTGATCAACTGCGGGCATTCCAAAGCCCCCTTCGCGGAGAGGACATCATGGAGATCACCGGTCTTGGTCCGTCACGTGTTGTTGGGTACATGAAGTGGATGATCGAAGAAGCCATCCTTGATGGCATCATTCCCAACGAGATCAATGCTGCTCGCGCCTATCTCTTCGAGAATCTTGAGCAATGGAAAGAAGATGGGAAGACAGCACAGTTTTCAAGAAGAGGTTAG
- the rplM gene encoding 50S ribosomal protein L13, with protein sequence MNQHGKITKSIREQDVQRDWWVVDAAGLTVGRLATQLATVLRGKHKPLFTPHVDCGDFVVVINADKVVMEGKRAEQKEYFHNTGYPGGGRMRSFTKLMQTRPEEVVELAVKGMLPKNSLGRTIVKKLKVYAGSEHPHAAQMPKPYELPYLHLGTK encoded by the coding sequence ATGAATCAGCACGGTAAGATCACCAAATCGATACGCGAGCAAGATGTGCAGCGTGACTGGTGGGTAGTAGACGCAGCGGGATTGACCGTAGGCCGTCTCGCCACCCAGCTTGCAACAGTTCTTCGCGGCAAGCATAAGCCATTGTTCACACCACACGTTGACTGTGGCGACTTTGTAGTTGTCATCAACGCAGACAAGGTTGTGATGGAAGGCAAGCGCGCAGAGCAGAAGGAATATTTCCACAACACGGGATATCCGGGTGGTGGTCGTATGCGTTCGTTCACGAAGCTCATGCAGACACGTCCGGAAGAAGTGGTTGAGCTGGCAGTGAAGGGTATGTTGCCGAAGAACAGCCTTGGCCGCACGATCGTGAAGAAGCTCAAGGTCTATGCAGGCAGTGAGCATCCACACGCAGCGCAGATGCCAAAGCCATACGAGTTGCCGTATTTGCACCTCGGAACGAAGTGA
- the rpsB gene encoding 30S ribosomal protein S2, whose amino-acid sequence MPAVTVEALLEAGAHFGHLTRRWDPKMRPFIFMERNGIHIIDLRKTQLLIDIAREAAMEVASQGRGVLFVCTKNQAKGAVENEAKRSGSNYVSERWLGGMLTNFTTIRKSIKRLGAIDKMEIDGTFEKITKKERLMLGRERDRLRKVFGGIEDMTRIPGLLFVVDIKKEHLAIKEAKILGIPVIGIVDTNSDPGEADFPIPANDDSIKSVDLITKVIADAIAEGREIARVKTAEFSAAGEAAGKDTESDDAKVRRQLRTRKGPGKTEGSEH is encoded by the coding sequence ATGCCAGCAGTCACCGTTGAGGCACTGCTCGAAGCCGGAGCACATTTCGGCCACCTTACGCGCCGTTGGGATCCAAAGATGCGTCCGTTCATCTTCATGGAACGGAACGGGATCCACATCATTGATCTGCGCAAGACACAACTCCTGATCGACATCGCGCGTGAAGCTGCTATGGAAGTAGCATCGCAGGGCCGTGGCGTACTCTTCGTTTGTACGAAGAATCAAGCCAAGGGTGCTGTTGAGAACGAAGCGAAGCGTTCGGGCTCCAATTACGTTTCTGAGCGTTGGTTAGGTGGAATGCTCACCAACTTCACAACGATCCGTAAGTCGATCAAGCGCCTCGGTGCTATCGATAAGATGGAGATCGACGGAACGTTTGAGAAGATCACCAAGAAAGAGCGCCTCATGCTCGGTCGCGAGCGCGATCGTCTGCGTAAGGTGTTCGGCGGTATCGAGGACATGACGCGTATCCCGGGTCTCCTCTTCGTAGTTGACATCAAGAAGGAACACCTCGCCATCAAGGAAGCAAAGATCCTTGGCATTCCGGTGATCGGTATCGTTGATACGAACTCCGATCCGGGCGAAGCAGACTTCCCGATCCCGGCCAACGATGATTCGATCAAGTCGGTCGATCTCATCACAAAGGTCATCGCTGATGCCATTGCCGAAGGTCGCGAGATCGCACGTGTAAAGACTGCAGAATTCTCAGCCGCTGGTGAAGCAGCAGGGAAGGACACCGAGAGCGACGATGCAAAGGTTCGCCGTCAGCTCCGCACCCGCAAGGGGCCAGGCAAGACCGAAGGCTCTGAGCATTAA
- the queC gene encoding 7-cyano-7-deazaguanine synthase QueC — protein MSSLAVVLLSGGMDSCVTLAQALRDGCEVAALHVNYGQRTQARELRAFTQICDHYAISQRLVVDISHLASIGGSSLTDKTIDVEEAHLDATEIPTSYVPFRNANILAIAASWAEVLSATAIYIGAVEEDSSGYPDCRAVFFQAFEEVVHLGTKPGPRVRIVTPLITLSKREIVERGIELGAPLEHTWSCYRNEDTACGTCDSCALRLRGFEQAGIADPIGYDVRPSYN, from the coding sequence ATGAGTTCGCTGGCTGTAGTACTCCTTTCCGGAGGAATGGACAGCTGCGTTACGCTGGCACAGGCCTTACGTGATGGATGTGAGGTTGCGGCTCTCCACGTGAACTACGGACAACGCACGCAGGCCCGAGAGCTCAGAGCCTTTACGCAGATCTGTGACCACTATGCCATCTCGCAGAGACTGGTGGTGGACATCTCCCATCTCGCCTCGATAGGGGGCTCCAGCCTTACCGACAAAACGATCGACGTAGAAGAGGCACATCTCGACGCCACTGAGATCCCCACGTCCTACGTTCCTTTCCGGAACGCGAATATCCTCGCGATAGCAGCGAGTTGGGCAGAAGTGCTCTCCGCCACGGCCATCTACATCGGCGCTGTGGAGGAAGACTCCAGCGGTTACCCCGATTGCAGGGCCGTATTCTTCCAGGCCTTTGAAGAAGTTGTCCACCTTGGTACGAAACCTGGACCACGCGTGCGAATTGTGACGCCCCTTATCACTCTCTCAAAACGAGAGATCGTTGAACGAGGGATAGAACTTGGCGCACCATTGGAACACACGTGGTCGTGCTATCGCAATGAGGATACTGCCTGCGGCACATGTGACTCCTGCGCACTCCGCCTGCGCGGATTCGAACAAGCCGGCATTGCAGATCCGATCGGGTATGACGTGCGACCTTCATACAATTGA
- a CDS encoding T9SS type A sorting domain-containing protein has product MGRLVLLLLLVTCSAEYLPAQTQLVRTVVGNGGTLALPAGDGSTLLSSTVGQTVIFTQVRPDGSIAHQGFWVPLDFGLVGVDEESDNALAGDVMNYPNPFSTSTTIRFTIPMDGRVTVRVFNLIGDLVRTITADVSAAGSQEIAFNAVDNNGAPLAAGTYMYEVEGTTASGTPLRRMQRLNILR; this is encoded by the coding sequence ATGGGACGTTTGGTCCTCCTTTTATTGCTGGTCACGTGTAGCGCGGAATACCTTCCGGCGCAGACGCAGCTCGTGCGAACCGTGGTTGGAAATGGCGGTACTCTCGCTCTTCCGGCCGGTGACGGTAGCACACTTCTGTCGTCAACGGTAGGGCAGACGGTGATCTTCACCCAAGTTCGACCTGATGGCAGTATCGCTCACCAGGGCTTCTGGGTCCCGCTCGATTTCGGCCTCGTAGGCGTGGATGAAGAGTCAGACAACGCCTTGGCCGGTGACGTGATGAACTATCCCAACCCGTTCTCAACGTCCACAACCATCCGCTTTACCATCCCAATGGATGGACGTGTAACAGTACGCGTCTTCAATCTCATCGGTGATCTTGTCCGCACGATCACAGCAGACGTGTCCGCGGCGGGCTCGCAAGAGATCGCCTTCAATGCAGTCGACAACAATGGTGCGCCCCTTGCCGCAGGCACCTACATGTATGAAGTGGAGGGCACTACGGCCTCCGGTACTCCACTACGCCGTATGCAACGGCTCAACATCCTTCGATAA
- the frr gene encoding ribosome recycling factor: MPVKNIVDDAAVHMNKAVEHVQQQLSKVRTGRASASMLDAIKVEYYGEATPLAQVGSVSVPDARSIVIQPWDRTVLGTIEKAILAANLGITPQNDGQIIRISVPPLTEERRKDIVKQCKKMAEEGKLAVRNIRRDANEELKVAEKKEHFSEDDRKRGEDDIQKNTDKYIKDIDTILVAKEKEVMEE, encoded by the coding sequence ATGCCAGTAAAGAACATCGTCGATGATGCAGCTGTTCACATGAACAAGGCTGTAGAGCACGTTCAGCAACAACTCTCCAAGGTTCGCACGGGAAGAGCTTCGGCTTCAATGCTCGATGCGATCAAGGTGGAGTATTACGGAGAAGCAACACCGCTTGCTCAGGTTGGCAGTGTGTCGGTGCCGGACGCGCGCTCGATCGTTATTCAGCCATGGGATCGTACGGTGTTGGGCACCATTGAGAAGGCCATTCTTGCTGCGAATCTTGGCATCACGCCGCAGAATGATGGTCAGATCATCCGTATCTCTGTACCGCCCCTTACCGAAGAACGTCGGAAAGACATTGTTAAGCAGTGCAAGAAAATGGCCGAAGAAGGCAAGCTAGCAGTTCGCAACATCCGTCGCGATGCGAACGAAGAACTGAAGGTAGCTGAGAAGAAAGAACATTTCAGCGAAGACGATCGCAAGCGCGGTGAAGACGACATTCAGAAGAACACCGATAAGTACATCAAGGACATCGACACCATCCTTGTGGCCAAAGAAAAAGAAGTAATGGAGGAGTGA
- a CDS encoding DUF255 domain-containing protein → MRGFVLAVCLVCSAAMLSAGDGVAFTTITSWNEALTLAKSTGKPIFLDAYTDWCGWCKVMDKETFSDPKVAKVMNASFVCVKMEMETGEGVDVAMKYRISSYPTFMVFTAEGIPTYRVSGYQPPEKWLVSLADAKDPAQTFEGPRGDARTQTQLPGMASDLIPQGIFEKIPGYSRFSRLV, encoded by the coding sequence ATGCGTGGGTTTGTTCTTGCCGTCTGTCTTGTGTGCTCAGCTGCTATGCTCAGCGCAGGAGATGGAGTTGCCTTCACCACGATCACATCGTGGAATGAGGCACTCACCTTGGCGAAGTCCACTGGGAAGCCGATCTTCCTGGATGCCTATACCGACTGGTGTGGGTGGTGCAAGGTGATGGACAAGGAGACCTTCAGTGATCCCAAGGTAGCGAAGGTGATGAACGCTTCGTTTGTTTGCGTGAAGATGGAAATGGAGACCGGTGAGGGCGTGGATGTTGCGATGAAGTACCGCATTTCGTCCTACCCAACGTTTATGGTCTTTACAGCAGAAGGGATCCCAACCTATCGAGTATCCGGTTATCAGCCCCCTGAGAAATGGCTGGTCTCGTTAGCAGATGCCAAGGATCCGGCCCAAACGTTTGAAGGCCCCAGGGGTGACGCCCGAACTCAAACTCAACTTCCCGGAATGGCATCGGATCTCATTCCTCAAGGGATCTTCGAGAAGATTCCCGGATACAGCCGTTTCTCGCGCTTGGTTTGA